In a genomic window of Lacrimispora sp. BS-2:
- a CDS encoding GNAT family N-acetyltransferase: MDFTYNSNQIALYHSDNNLLAEVTFPTVDQNTVNINHTFVDDSLRGQGVAGQLMEAAAKQLRSENKKAILTCTYAVKWFEKHPEYNDLVK, from the coding sequence ATGGACTTCACATATAATTCAAACCAAATCGCTCTCTATCATTCCGATAATAACTTACTCGCCGAAGTCACTTTTCCAACAGTTGACCAGAATACGGTAAATATCAATCACACCTTTGTAGATGATTCTCTTAGAGGCCAGGGTGTGGCAGGACAACTTATGGAAGCTGCAGCAAAACAATTACGTTCTGAAAATAAAAAAGCTATTCTGACATGCACCTATGCTGTCAAATGGTTTGAAAAACATCCTGAATACAATGATTTGGTGAAATAG
- a CDS encoding DUF5131 family protein — protein sequence MNWEPWTGCYQISDGCTNCYFYGPHAKRYGHNTIQKTDKFDWPIRIDAKGEYRIKGDKILATCFATDFFLPEADEWRKEVWTIIKERTDIDFLILTKRIDRFLVSLPSDWGTGYDNVNIGCTVENQEQADYRLPLFLSYPIKRRFIACAPLLEMIDLSPYLYGVDHVTVGGETGREARICDYDWVFYIREQCVKANITFWFKNTGTLFIRDGIVKRINPFKQTSIAKDLGINISDGKRLF from the coding sequence ATGAACTGGGAGCCATGGACAGGTTGTTATCAAATCAGTGATGGTTGCACAAATTGTTATTTTTATGGGCCACATGCGAAGCGTTACGGTCATAATACGATTCAAAAGACAGATAAATTCGACTGGCCAATCAGGATTGATGCCAAAGGGGAATACCGAATAAAGGGAGATAAAATTCTTGCAACTTGTTTTGCAACTGACTTTTTTCTTCCTGAAGCAGATGAATGGCGTAAGGAAGTTTGGACTATTATCAAGGAAAGAACAGATATAGACTTTTTAATTTTGACAAAACGGATTGACCGTTTCCTTGTATCGCTTCCATCCGATTGGGGTACAGGATATGATAACGTTAATATTGGGTGTACTGTCGAAAACCAAGAACAAGCTGATTATCGACTTCCGTTATTTTTATCTTACCCGATAAAACGACGCTTCATAGCCTGCGCACCGCTTTTAGAAATGATAGATTTATCACCTTATCTTTACGGTGTAGACCATGTTACAGTCGGGGGAGAGACAGGGCGTGAAGCTCGTATTTGTGATTATGACTGGGTATTTTACATTCGTGAACAATGCGTGAAAGCAAACATAACATTTTGGTTCAAAAATACCGGGACACTTTTCATACGGGATGGAATAGTGAAAAGAATAAATCCATTTAAGCAGACTAGTATAGCAAAAGACCTTGGTATAAATATTTCAGATGGTAAAAGGTTGTTTTGA
- a CDS encoding VOC family protein, with translation MKYQGCLLAVSDIATSKHFYEKILHQNVVMDLGVHVTFEGFSLQQGYAELVGLSANSVNEPSHNFQVYFEVEDLDKVYAEMKSISGLQWVHEIREYPWGQRDIRVYDPDKHIVEIAEDMGTVIKRFFSRDMSAVEIAKRTMFPMEVVKQYAS, from the coding sequence ATGAAATATCAAGGTTGTCTTTTAGCGGTTAGTGATATCGCTACTTCAAAGCATTTTTATGAAAAAATTCTTCACCAAAACGTTGTAATGGATCTTGGCGTGCATGTAACATTTGAGGGCTTTTCTCTACAACAGGGATATGCCGAACTCGTTGGTTTATCAGCCAATAGCGTTAATGAACCGTCACATAATTTTCAAGTCTACTTCGAAGTAGAAGACTTAGACAAAGTGTACGCAGAAATGAAAAGCATATCCGGCTTACAATGGGTACATGAAATAAGGGAATACCCATGGGGTCAACGTGATATTCGTGTGTATGATCCGGACAAGCATATTGTAGAAATTGCAGAGGATATGGGAACTGTTATTAAGCGTTTTTTTAGTCGAGACATGTCAGCGGTAGAAATTGCCAAACGTACCATGTTCCCTATGGAAGTCGTAAAACAGTATGCGTCATAG
- a CDS encoding helix-turn-helix transcriptional regulator, whose translation MIIKNDKQFNMFPSHDGLRKYILYYNIVFPEKDTFMPQYTLMPNACGTLSLAFNGTSIIAELWGASATPVLLGAEPNSYHVLLLVQLSPYGLYQITRQSQAEFTDKRLSLADIDNELFNSLYQAFVTSKTVIDLVNTCDRILYRRMEKCVISDSLLLATKVISDSNGRVQVNEVARQSNYSERQLNRLFLTQIGMNIKNYARITRFNYVLRHIQKSPCLFAALSQQAGYFDQAHFDKDFKSISGVTPEAYLKTMSDFYYDGSEIFNTISSKEEREDEISRLSFSG comes from the coding sequence ATGATAATAAAAAATGACAAGCAATTCAATATGTTCCCCTCGCATGATGGGTTGAGAAAATATATTTTGTATTACAACATTGTATTTCCAGAGAAAGATACATTCATGCCACAATATACACTGATGCCTAACGCATGCGGAACATTGTCGCTTGCTTTCAATGGAACGTCAATAATTGCCGAGTTGTGGGGAGCATCTGCAACTCCTGTTTTGTTAGGAGCAGAGCCAAATAGCTATCATGTCCTGCTACTTGTCCAGCTTTCGCCCTATGGTTTGTATCAAATTACACGTCAGAGCCAAGCGGAATTTACTGACAAACGTCTTTCGTTAGCAGATATTGACAATGAACTTTTTAATTCGTTGTATCAAGCTTTTGTAACATCAAAAACTGTAATAGATTTAGTGAATACTTGCGATAGGATTTTATATAGACGTATGGAAAAGTGCGTTATTTCGGATTCTTTATTGCTGGCAACCAAAGTGATTTCTGATAGTAATGGACGAGTACAAGTGAATGAGGTTGCAAGACAATCCAATTATAGTGAACGTCAGTTAAACCGTTTATTTCTTACTCAAATCGGAATGAATATAAAAAACTATGCCCGCATAACTCGCTTTAATTATGTGTTAAGGCATATCCAAAAATCACCTTGCCTCTTTGCAGCATTGTCGCAACAAGCAGGATATTTCGATCAAGCCCATTTTGATAAAGATTTTAAGTCCATTAGTGGCGTTACCCCTGAAGCATATTTGAAAACCATGTCGGATTTTTACTATGACGGAAGTGAAATATTTAATACAATATCCTCAAAGGAGGAAAGAGAAGATGAAATATCAAGGTTGTCTTTTAGCGGTTAG
- a CDS encoding cupin domain-containing protein — protein sequence MDIKNTSNLSEQFIWHDAVGLTTKSLGEAAGSQKIYVNIDYVPPKAYSTKFYSHSQQEEFFMILSGTGTLRINDEERAVSQGDFIAKPAGKNIAHTF from the coding sequence ATGGATATCAAAAACACAAGTAATTTATCTGAACAATTTATTTGGCATGATGCTGTTGGTTTAACTACAAAGTCATTGGGAGAGGCCGCAGGGAGTCAAAAAATTTACGTTAATATTGATTATGTTCCGCCTAAAGCTTATAGTACAAAATTTTACAGCCATTCACAGCAGGAAGAATTTTTTATGATCCTTTCCGGAACCGGAACTTTACGCATAAATGATGAGGAAAGAGCCGTTAGTCAGGGGGACTTCATAGCAAAGCCGGCAGGGAAGAATATCGCACACACATTTTGA
- a CDS encoding methyltransferase produces the protein MNAFLLISPIFLIRFGLLKMINKDALSRAAFFAPLVGSEKVAYLFYQLSNAFIILYSIFLKIQTKPPLFFMALFTYILGISILIIATVNFAKPGQSGINTNGIYKISRNPMYVGYFIYFLGCVLLTHSILLLISLLVFQISAHWIILSEERWCVNKFGTEYINYMNKVKRYI, from the coding sequence ATGAATGCATTTCTATTAATATCACCTATCTTTCTCATAAGGTTCGGCTTGCTAAAAATGATTAATAAAGATGCTTTAAGCCGTGCCGCTTTCTTTGCCCCATTAGTGGGCAGTGAAAAGGTTGCCTACCTTTTTTATCAGCTTTCAAATGCTTTTATTATCTTATATTCGATTTTTTTGAAAATCCAGACTAAACCTCCCCTGTTTTTTATGGCCTTATTTACCTACATCTTGGGCATCAGTATTCTTATAATTGCTACTGTTAACTTTGCAAAACCTGGCCAAAGCGGAATAAATACAAACGGAATATATAAGATTTCCCGAAACCCTATGTATGTAGGATATTTCATATACTTCTTAGGCTGTGTATTGTTAACACATTCTATACTACTGCTTATATCTCTGCTTGTTTTTCAAATATCTGCACACTGGATTATTCTTTCCGAAGAAAGATGGTGTGTCAACAAATTTGGGACAGAATATATAAACTATATGAATAAGGTTAAGCGGTACATTTAG
- a CDS encoding CatA-like O-acetyltransferase has protein sequence MSYHYLDMEHYLRKDQFDLFRNLAYPYVGMTVNLDITSFMSYIKEKKLPFYLTFLYATAQTANSIPEFRRRIQEDVIIEYDHCIPSYTLALENENYCYCTADDRLPFNAFLEDGKQRQEKARQSQVLSDGRNQKQLFFFSSIPWVSYTSIIQPVPIPADSNPRITWGKYFKSEGTLRIPVSVLVNHALMDGFHISKFFMELQSRCDNMDWLL, from the coding sequence ATGAGTTACCATTATCTTGACATGGAACATTATCTGCGTAAGGATCAGTTTGACCTTTTCCGTAATCTCGCTTATCCATATGTAGGTATGACCGTAAATTTGGACATTACAAGTTTCATGAGCTACATAAAAGAAAAGAAGCTGCCCTTTTATTTGACTTTCCTTTACGCGACAGCCCAAACAGCCAACTCTATCCCGGAATTTCGCCGCCGTATTCAAGAAGACGTGATCATCGAATATGATCATTGCATTCCTTCCTATACCCTGGCGTTAGAAAATGAAAATTATTGTTACTGCACTGCAGACGACCGGCTGCCCTTTAACGCCTTTTTAGAGGATGGGAAACAGCGGCAGGAAAAGGCCAGACAGAGCCAGGTCCTATCAGACGGAAGAAACCAGAAACAGCTTTTTTTCTTTTCCAGCATTCCCTGGGTAAGCTACACTTCCATCATTCAGCCGGTTCCCATTCCTGCAGACAGCAATCCCCGTATTACCTGGGGAAAATATTTTAAATCAGAGGGAACTTTAAGAATACCGGTATCGGTCCTGGTTAATCATGCCCTTATGGATGGATTCCATATTTCTAAGTTTTTTATGGAACTTCAAAGCAGGTGTGACAACATGGATTGGCTGCTGTAA
- a CDS encoding HAD family hydrolase gives MKPIVSFDVDMTLLDHKDWTIPASALETIEKLRENYTIVLATGRDMDSLFSTAIRDVVRPEAIIHLNGTKVTVGDKVIYEHTFDKDLLRQILAYTEKTPYSVGTTVGEWDYYVHPEVVERHDANLWGECGRRFKDPGILMDLEVRTMAYIGDEAGAKAMEEVFPEIHVHMFADKRGADVVERKASKAMGLIRLCEYYKIPLAETIAFGDSMNDYDIIKMAGKGIAMGNAMDELKKAADYVTDPIDQEGIKNACLYFGLIR, from the coding sequence ATGAAACCAATTGTAAGCTTTGATGTAGATATGACACTGCTGGACCATAAAGACTGGACAATTCCTGCCAGCGCTTTGGAAACCATAGAAAAGCTGAGAGAAAATTATACCATTGTTCTGGCAACGGGCAGAGATATGGATTCTCTTTTCAGCACTGCTATTCGGGATGTGGTAAGGCCGGAGGCGATCATCCATCTCAATGGAACAAAAGTAACCGTGGGAGATAAGGTCATTTATGAGCATACCTTTGATAAGGACCTGCTGAGGCAGATTCTGGCCTATACGGAGAAAACCCCTTACAGCGTGGGAACTACTGTCGGGGAATGGGATTATTATGTTCATCCGGAAGTGGTTGAAAGGCATGATGCAAATCTCTGGGGAGAATGCGGAAGAAGATTTAAGGATCCGGGAATACTTATGGATCTGGAAGTGAGGACCATGGCCTATATTGGAGATGAAGCAGGCGCAAAAGCCATGGAAGAGGTATTTCCGGAAATCCATGTGCATATGTTTGCCGACAAACGGGGAGCGGACGTGGTGGAACGGAAAGCTTCAAAAGCCATGGGGCTGATAAGGCTCTGCGAATATTATAAGATACCTCTCGCGGAAACAATAGCCTTTGGAGACAGCATGAATGACTATGATATCATAAAGATGGCAGGCAAGGGCATTGCCATGGGCAACGCCATGGATGAACTAAAGAAAGCGGCTGATTACGTTACGGATCCTATTGATCAGGAGGGGATTAAAAATGCCTGCCTGTATTTTGGGTTGATCCGGTAG
- the lpdA gene encoding dihydrolipoyl dehydrogenase: protein MAEHYDILVIGGGPGGYTAALKAAGLGLKTAIVEKDKLGGTCINKGCIPTKALLHASSIFESLQNSDEFGVSTDFISFDFKKMQNYKKRSVKAYRKEMDELVKAAGITVICGTATIRRGRTIEVNSPEGKDYYQADHIIIATGAKPVILKIPGADLPGVLTSDRLLASDTWNYDRLTIIGGGVIGVEFATIFSALCSHVTILESEAHLLGPMDSEVSQALEEELKRKGIVIHCRAKVKEIREEPNQGLTCIFDVNGEEQTIRSGQVLMAAGRAPRLHGLMGQDVNLEMENGHLKVDSEFRTSEPGIYAIGDVAADIKLAHVAAAQGTYVVEKIAGVGHTIRLSVVPNGMFAKLPVVPSCIYTEPEIASVGLTREAASACSMKVSCGRYSMSGNGKSIITREQNGFIHLVFEEYSGTLVGAQIVCPRATDMISEMATAIANGLTAEQLMLAMRAHPTYSEGIGAAIENYFETKGEIKR from the coding sequence ATGGCTGAACATTATGATATTCTTGTGATCGGCGGAGGGCCGGGCGGTTATACGGCAGCTTTAAAAGCAGCCGGTCTGGGTCTTAAGACCGCCATTGTGGAGAAGGATAAACTGGGAGGAACCTGTATTAACAAAGGCTGCATTCCAACAAAGGCTTTGCTTCATGCCTCCAGTATCTTTGAATCTCTTCAAAACAGCGATGAATTCGGAGTATCCACAGATTTCATTTCTTTTGATTTTAAAAAGATGCAGAATTATAAGAAACGTTCCGTAAAGGCATACCGCAAGGAGATGGACGAGCTTGTTAAGGCTGCCGGGATAACCGTTATTTGCGGGACAGCCACCATTCGCCGGGGGCGGACCATAGAGGTGAACAGCCCGGAAGGCAAGGATTATTATCAGGCAGATCACATCATCATTGCCACCGGGGCAAAACCGGTGATCCTAAAGATTCCGGGAGCAGATCTTCCCGGGGTGCTGACCAGTGACCGCCTGTTAGCTTCTGATACCTGGAATTACGACCGGCTTACGATCATTGGAGGAGGGGTGATCGGGGTGGAATTTGCCACCATTTTCAGCGCCCTCTGTTCCCATGTGACCATACTGGAGAGCGAGGCCCATTTATTAGGGCCTATGGACTCTGAGGTCTCCCAGGCTCTGGAAGAAGAGCTTAAAAGAAAAGGAATCGTGATTCATTGCAGGGCAAAGGTTAAGGAGATCCGTGAGGAACCGAATCAAGGGCTGACATGTATCTTTGATGTAAATGGAGAGGAACAAACCATTCGTTCCGGACAGGTCCTCATGGCAGCCGGCCGGGCTCCTCGTCTGCATGGACTGATGGGACAGGATGTGAATCTTGAGATGGAGAATGGACATCTGAAAGTGGATTCAGAATTCAGAACCAGTGAACCTGGAATTTATGCCATCGGCGACGTGGCGGCTGATATAAAGCTTGCCCATGTGGCGGCCGCACAAGGGACCTATGTAGTAGAAAAGATTGCAGGAGTCGGTCATACCATCCGGCTTTCTGTTGTGCCCAACGGTATGTTCGCCAAGCTGCCTGTGGTACCCAGCTGCATTTACACGGAACCGGAAATAGCTTCCGTAGGGCTTACCAGGGAGGCTGCCAGCGCCTGCAGCATGAAGGTGAGCTGCGGCCGCTACTCCATGAGCGGAAATGGAAAGTCCATTATAACCAGGGAGCAGAATGGGTTCATTCATCTGGTATTTGAGGAATATTCCGGCACTCTTGTAGGAGCCCAGATCGTATGTCCCAGGGCAACCGATATGATCAGCGAGATGGCAACGGCTATTGCAAACGGTCTGACCGCAGAACAGCTTATGCTTGCCATGCGGGCCCATCCTACTTACAGCGAAGGAATCGGAGCAGCCATAGAGAATTATTTTGAAACCAAAGGAGAGATAAAGCGATGA